The following are encoded in a window of Methanococcus voltae genomic DNA:
- a CDS encoding PIN domain-containing protein codes for MDKTENSQNSQNYADSSNTENQDAPKKELKKYSILLDTNFLIYSFKQGINITYELERVIPVNGEIIILQCVIDELNKLKKELKGKEKLAINLALKLVSRYKIVDYSEGKYADEMIVNYIKTHKNCIVGTNDKILKKSIMDLGVPIILIKQQKYYELQGYL; via the coding sequence ATGGATAAAACCGAAAATAGTCAAAATAGTCAAAATTACGCTGATAGTTCGAATACTGAAAATCAGGATGCTCCGAAAAAAGAATTAAAAAAATATTCAATATTGTTGGATACAAATTTTTTAATATATTCATTTAAACAGGGTATCAATATAACATATGAATTAGAGCGCGTAATCCCAGTTAATGGAGAAATAATAATTTTGCAATGTGTTATTGATGAATTGAATAAGCTTAAAAAAGAATTAAAAGGAAAAGAGAAATTAGCAATTAATTTGGCTCTAAAATTAGTTAGCAGGTATAAAATTGTAGACTACTCTGAAGGAAAATACGCCGATGAGATGATAGTTAACTATATTAAGACTCATAAAAACTGCATTGTAGGAACTAACGATAAAATTTTGAAAAAATCGATTATGGACTTGGGAGTTCCAATTATATTGATAAAACAGCAAAAATATTATGAATTGCAGGGTTATTTATAA
- a CDS encoding AAA family ATPase: MILKSLELQNFRSHRNSKIEFKDGITTIVGKNGSGKSSIFQAINYALFAPSGKDYSLQNMIKNEADSFRISFTFEVRGKTYTVIRQRNRKSTKSENILFLKDNINDNILADNNSNVNAKVQEILEMDNNVFSNAIYIKQGDIVNLVNLAPRNRKDVIDKILGVEKYAKAHEKMKEIINRYDEKIKTLNNNLADEEVIYESISKNNEIIQNYNNEKAEKSNDLKNLKSTEKDILIKLDILKANSEKNEEYNLNLLSNNREVDKLNNNMSNLSDDMTTLIDNKSKILEKKENYKKCTLLMEKMDLLNEKLYNKDNKELYNRYKELKSNLSYLIKSYNEYTNDNTSNNDNNGNNNNSDISSINNGTTSNVQSTDLLNMSRNEVLIAENIKKMGEIAKNTKSIKNFDKSLDILLNELEIITNELESIATQKSNVEENKEYYAKYEELSKKLDDLNEKTSNSTILSRRIADIQKEIKNLENTLMEHTKQTIQINDIEKKLTNLENIEQDISLNNEKLNSLVSNKLNLEIKINELMTSNSELKCISDKKVCPTCRTELSDEKKNEIISNNSKLIENYKEALNKCINNMEKISNDLTIAKVKLNELNNLKTQLALLNSKKESEINLKLELDEKISNLQNLQNESRLNGELDDLKALKAELISNQQSIKDNYTKYVYAENYLKNKDNGKNGNTKTNELEAKKDETIQKFLEILTKSNNLSLINYALEDNLININTLKSFKVELKNSLDALKDKMKYLQGLNKILCDITDILKEIASKDLKTKYHNYENNLNDKNSLESELKTYTPDYELYKNSEAIINTYISNYCSNNSKYYEYFEKSPMDQLLNNNNEIDVKIVKFEELINNLLNLTNESIMEIENNNKEIIYKINALNYSKEEHELFRSKNEALKQQVYDINLEIQKIQSQIVNIENENKHFKQNLDDNTQKKDELNRLKYFKNYLTKVREVFSRDGVQKHIREMYIPLIQKHANEIFSEFGMPYSHIQITPDCDLIVDEIPVSNMSGGEQVAVALALRLGIANAICDNMECIILDEPTAYLDEDRRRNLLTIFSSIKKINQIVIITHHHEMEEIANEVIRLTKKGDDSKITISEAN; encoded by the coding sequence ATGATATTAAAGAGTTTAGAACTTCAAAATTTTAGAAGTCACAGGAATAGCAAAATTGAATTCAAAGATGGCATCACAACAATTGTGGGAAAAAATGGTAGTGGCAAATCTTCCATTTTTCAAGCAATCAACTATGCACTATTCGCCCCTTCGGGTAAGGACTACAGTTTGCAAAATATGATAAAAAATGAGGCAGACAGCTTTAGAATTTCATTTACTTTTGAAGTTAGGGGAAAAACTTACACTGTTATACGTCAAAGAAATCGAAAATCAACCAAATCCGAAAATATATTGTTTTTAAAAGACAATATAAACGATAATATCCTAGCAGATAATAATTCCAACGTTAACGCCAAGGTTCAAGAGATTTTAGAAATGGATAATAACGTTTTTTCAAATGCAATATATATTAAGCAAGGAGATATCGTAAATTTGGTTAATTTAGCCCCTCGAAATAGAAAGGATGTCATAGACAAAATTTTGGGCGTGGAGAAATATGCTAAAGCCCACGAAAAAATGAAAGAAATTATAAATAGATACGATGAAAAAATAAAGACGTTAAATAATAATTTAGCGGACGAAGAAGTTATTTACGAATCTATTTCAAAAAATAACGAAATAATTCAAAATTACAACAATGAAAAAGCTGAAAAATCAAATGATTTAAAAAATCTTAAATCCACTGAAAAAGATATTTTAATTAAGTTAGATATTTTAAAAGCAAATAGTGAAAAAAATGAAGAATATAATTTAAATTTGCTATCAAATAATCGAGAAGTTGATAAACTGAATAATAATATGTCTAATTTATCAGATGATATGACCACATTAATAGATAATAAATCTAAAATACTTGAAAAGAAAGAAAATTACAAAAAATGTACCCTTTTAATGGAAAAAATGGATTTATTAAATGAAAAACTGTATAATAAAGATAACAAAGAGCTTTACAACAGATATAAAGAATTAAAATCTAATTTATCTTACCTAATAAAGTCTTATAACGAATATACGAACGATAATACTAGTAATAACGATAATAATGGTAATAACAACAATAGTGATATTAGTTCTATTAATAATGGTACTACCAGTAACGTTCAAAGCACCGATTTATTAAATATGTCAAGAAATGAAGTTTTAATTGCGGAAAACATTAAAAAAATGGGCGAAATTGCAAAAAATACCAAATCCATTAAAAATTTTGATAAATCATTAGATATTCTATTAAATGAGTTAGAAATTATTACAAATGAATTAGAATCAATAGCTACTCAGAAATCAAATGTGGAAGAAAATAAAGAGTATTATGCAAAATATGAAGAGTTATCTAAAAAATTAGATGATTTAAATGAAAAAACAAGTAATTCAACGATTTTATCTAGACGTATCGCAGATATCCAGAAAGAAATTAAAAATTTAGAGAATACACTAATGGAGCACACCAAACAAACAATACAGATTAATGATATTGAAAAAAAACTAACTAACCTGGAAAACATTGAGCAAGATATAAGTCTAAACAATGAAAAGTTGAATAGCTTGGTATCTAACAAATTAAATCTTGAAATTAAAATAAATGAATTAATGACTTCAAATAGTGAATTAAAATGTATTTCTGATAAAAAAGTATGCCCTACTTGTAGAACTGAATTATCTGACGAAAAGAAGAACGAAATCATCTCAAATAACAGCAAGTTAATTGAAAATTACAAAGAAGCACTAAATAAATGTATCAACAACATGGAAAAGATTTCAAATGATTTAACCATTGCAAAGGTTAAATTAAATGAATTAAATAATTTAAAAACTCAATTAGCATTATTAAATTCTAAAAAAGAATCAGAAATCAATTTGAAACTAGAACTGGATGAAAAAATTAGTAATTTACAAAATTTACAAAATGAAAGCAGGTTAAATGGAGAATTAGATGATTTAAAAGCTTTAAAAGCTGAATTAATTAGTAATCAACAGTCTATTAAAGATAACTATACAAAATATGTTTATGCAGAAAATTATTTGAAAAATAAAGATAATGGCAAGAATGGCAATACCAAAACAAATGAATTAGAAGCTAAAAAGGACGAAACAATTCAAAAATTTTTGGAAATACTAACTAAATCAAATAACTTGTCTTTGATAAATTATGCCCTAGAAGATAATTTAATAAATATAAATACTTTAAAAAGCTTTAAAGTGGAGTTAAAGAACTCATTAGACGCTTTAAAGGATAAAATGAAATATTTACAAGGTTTAAATAAAATATTATGTGATATTACAGATATCCTAAAAGAAATAGCTTCAAAAGATTTAAAAACCAAATATCATAATTATGAAAATAACTTAAACGATAAAAATAGTTTGGAATCAGAATTGAAAACTTATACTCCTGATTATGAGCTTTATAAGAATTCTGAGGCAATAATTAATACATATATTTCAAATTACTGTTCAAATAATTCAAAGTACTATGAATATTTTGAAAAATCCCCTATGGATCAATTATTGAATAACAACAATGAAATAGATGTAAAAATAGTTAAATTTGAAGAATTAATCAATAATTTGCTAAATTTAACAAATGAGTCCATAATGGAAATAGAAAATAATAATAAAGAAATAATTTACAAAATAAATGCTTTAAATTACTCAAAAGAAGAGCACGAACTATTCAGAAGCAAAAATGAAGCATTGAAGCAGCAAGTATATGATATTAATTTAGAAATACAAAAAATCCAATCACAAATTGTCAACATAGAAAATGAGAATAAACACTTTAAACAAAATTTAGATGATAATACTCAAAAGAAAGATGAATTAAACAGATTGAAGTACTTTAAAAACTATTTAACTAAAGTTAGGGAAGTATTTTCCAGGGATGGCGTTCAAAAACATATTAGGGAAATGTATATTCCTTTAATACAAAAACATGCAAACGAAATATTTTCAGAATTCGGTATGCCATATTCCCATATTCAAATAACTCCAGATTGCGATTTAATAGTTGATGAAATACCTGTAAGTAATATGAGTGGCGGGGAACAAGTTGCTGTGGCTTTAGCACTTAGATTGGGTATTGCAAACGCAATATGTGATAATATGGAATGTATTATATTAGATGAGCCTACTGCTTACTTGGATGAAGATAGAAGGAGAAATTTATTAACAATCTTTTCAAGTATAAAAAAGATAAATCAGATTGTTATAATCACACACCATCATGAAATGGAGGAAATTGCAAACGAAGTAATAAGGCTTACTAAAAAGGGAGATGACTCTAAAATAACAATTTCCGAAGCAAATTAA
- the dnaG gene encoding DNA primase DnaG produces MDLGTSKYIIYAELLADGYVEKHDVIGAIFGQTEGLLSNELDLRDLQKSGRIGRIDVELENMGGKSLAKITLPSSLDKVETSILAATLETIDRVGPCLATVNIKNVEDIRISKRHYITERAQNILKKLMDEMVDSYEITDEIKESLRVQEIMEYGEENLPCGPNVVHSDAIIVVEGRADVLNLLRCGIKNAVAVEGTSVPKSIIELTKRKTTTIFTDGDRGGELILKELLQTCDVDYVARAPYGKEVEETSKKEILKCLRSKIPIEQYNINMEEGKTDKYEKHEKTYKTSSNNGNGNNGREAKKIEEFIPQSPKDKDKDNEGFGYHKYKKELNSNLEHIKENFGKSQILSEKSEKFEKAHPVKDYLKGEGIIDVDKLNEESKISEDSKKSEDINAGKASKSAGMTVEVKTEDLRAKEKDNSKTEVSKKNISEIENKKSGKAGLDAQIQQNGEKAKKIKADKVLTDSKISKEFKIKESEELKTKEPIGAEDKFGRNIGNIISKDSKNKELVEKIESAEEVTPLIDINDINSVKSIVDKIQGTGMVSLIHEGVEKLINMDELVDNPEIKDNDIIILDYPINQQIVDKLYDKTKLIIGKNVNVSKRPSELRLLSFNELKA; encoded by the coding sequence ATGGATTTAGGTACAAGCAAATATATAATATATGCAGAATTATTGGCTGATGGATACGTTGAAAAACACGACGTTATCGGTGCTATATTCGGTCAGACAGAAGGTCTTTTAAGCAACGAATTAGATTTAAGGGACTTACAAAAAAGTGGAAGAATCGGTCGTATAGATGTAGAACTTGAAAATATGGGTGGAAAATCTCTTGCAAAAATTACGTTACCATCGAGTTTGGATAAGGTCGAAACGTCGATACTAGCCGCTACGCTTGAAACTATAGATAGAGTGGGTCCTTGTTTAGCTACTGTCAATATTAAAAATGTTGAAGATATCCGGATATCTAAAAGACATTACATAACCGAACGTGCTCAAAATATCCTTAAGAAATTAATGGATGAAATGGTAGATTCTTACGAAATAACCGATGAAATAAAAGAATCCCTAAGAGTACAGGAAATTATGGAATATGGCGAGGAAAACTTACCTTGTGGACCAAATGTAGTGCATTCTGATGCAATAATTGTGGTTGAAGGTAGAGCCGATGTTTTAAATTTATTAAGATGCGGAATTAAGAATGCCGTAGCTGTCGAAGGTACATCCGTTCCAAAATCAATTATAGAGTTAACCAAAAGAAAAACTACCACCATATTTACCGATGGAGATAGAGGTGGAGAACTTATATTAAAAGAATTGTTACAAACTTGTGATGTGGATTATGTTGCAAGAGCCCCATATGGTAAAGAAGTTGAAGAAACCTCCAAAAAAGAAATATTAAAATGTTTAAGGTCTAAAATACCAATAGAACAGTATAATATAAATATGGAAGAAGGTAAGACCGATAAGTACGAAAAACACGAAAAAACATATAAAACTAGCAGTAACAATGGTAACGGAAATAACGGTAGAGAAGCTAAAAAGATAGAAGAATTTATCCCTCAAAGCCCAAAAGATAAAGATAAAGATAATGAAGGTTTTGGTTACCACAAGTATAAAAAAGAGCTAAATTCTAATTTAGAGCATATAAAAGAAAATTTCGGAAAATCTCAAATATTAAGTGAAAAATCTGAAAAATTCGAAAAGGCTCATCCTGTAAAAGATTACTTAAAAGGCGAAGGAATAATCGACGTTGACAAATTAAATGAAGAGTCAAAAATAAGCGAAGATAGTAAAAAAAGTGAAGATATTAATGCAGGTAAAGCCTCAAAAAGTGCAGGTATGACTGTTGAAGTAAAAACTGAGGACTTAAGGGCTAAAGAAAAAGATAATTCTAAAACTGAAGTTTCAAAAAAGAATATATCAGAAATAGAAAATAAAAAATCTGGAAAAGCAGGCTTAGACGCTCAAATACAACAGAACGGCGAAAAAGCTAAAAAAATAAAAGCCGATAAAGTTTTAACAGATTCTAAGATATCAAAGGAGTTTAAAATTAAGGAATCAGAAGAACTTAAAACTAAAGAACCTATCGGGGCAGAAGACAAATTTGGACGTAATATTGGAAATATCATAAGTAAAGATTCAAAAAATAAAGAATTAGTTGAAAAAATAGAATCTGCCGAAGAAGTAACGCCATTAATCGATATTAATGACATCAACAGTGTAAAATCCATTGTAGACAAAATTCAAGGAACTGGAATGGTTAGTCTAATCCATGAAGGTGTGGAAAAGCTCATAAATATGGATGAATTGGTAGATAACCCAGAAATTAAAGATAATGATATTATAATTTTGGATTATCCGATAAATCAACAAATTGTTGATAAATTATATGATAAAACTAAATTAATTATCGGTAAAAACGTTAATGTATCAAAAAGACCTTCAGAACTTAGATTACTTTCATTCAATGAATTGAAAGCATAA
- a CDS encoding UPF0058 family protein, whose product MHKDELIQLHQLLVYMRKDLYTTFGEDTLGDSFEEYDSLNIRPHHIHRTKSEHTYAIFLLSSIIGKILSEKGDVPRSVASRLKDTGEKIGKEIARKKR is encoded by the coding sequence ATGCATAAGGATGAATTAATTCAATTACATCAGCTTTTAGTATATATGAGAAAAGATCTTTACACTACTTTTGGTGAAGATACTTTAGGGGACAGTTTCGAGGAATACGATAGCTTGAACATCAGACCTCACCATATACACAGAACTAAATCAGAACATACTTACGCAATATTTTTATTGTCAAGTATCATCGGAAAGATATTATCTGAAAAAGGCGACGTTCCAAGAAGTGTGGCAAGTAGGTTAAAAGATACTGGGGAAAAAATTGGGAAAGAAATTGCAAGGAAAAAAAGATAA
- a CDS encoding UbiD family decarboxylase yields MESDYRKFINSLDKVKIDSANKVFEISKVLNDNDKGTANTVMIENVNGYKVVGNLCTRENVAKSLNIKPEDLMNHMIKAMENEPNGELVLDAELEKEYIDDEVQKITEYPIPTYYGEDAGPYLTSGIVIVKDKDEGVNASIHRILIRPDGNLVIRMVEQRHLHYIYHKNIENAITEGKEGIDVAIAIGVEPALLLAASTSGDVSFNELKYASAIMNKPIKTIKGKTVDLEIPEAEFIIEGKITNKNDDEGPFVDITGTYDVIRKQPVIKVTGLRTKKDPIFHALLPGGTEHKILMGLPQEPRMFKGIRNTVPSVKNVALTEGSCCWLHAVVSIDKKTQGDGKNAILAALAAHPSLKHVVIVDDDIDIYNPVDVEYAIATRVQSSRDVIIIDGAKGSSLDPSADHKMKLTAKMGIDATMDLTKGKKEFVRAVVPEIK; encoded by the coding sequence ATGGAAAGCGATTACAGAAAATTTATAAATTCATTGGATAAAGTAAAAATTGATTCTGCAAACAAAGTGTTCGAAATTTCAAAGGTTTTAAACGATAACGACAAAGGTACTGCCAATACAGTTATGATTGAAAATGTAAACGGTTATAAAGTAGTGGGTAACTTATGCACCCGTGAGAATGTTGCAAAAAGTTTGAATATAAAGCCTGAAGACTTAATGAATCATATGATTAAAGCAATGGAAAACGAGCCAAACGGGGAACTTGTATTGGATGCAGAACTTGAGAAAGAATATATAGACGATGAAGTGCAAAAAATAACTGAATACCCGATTCCTACCTATTATGGTGAAGATGCAGGACCTTACTTAACTTCAGGTATCGTAATTGTTAAGGATAAAGATGAGGGCGTAAATGCTTCAATCCACAGAATTTTAATAAGACCTGATGGAAATTTGGTCATAAGAATGGTTGAACAAAGACATCTTCACTATATATATCATAAAAATATTGAAAACGCAATAACTGAAGGCAAAGAAGGCATAGACGTCGCAATAGCAATTGGTGTAGAACCTGCTTTACTCTTAGCTGCGTCAACCTCCGGAGATGTGTCCTTCAACGAATTAAAATATGCTTCTGCAATCATGAATAAGCCTATTAAAACTATAAAGGGTAAAACTGTTGATTTAGAAATTCCTGAAGCTGAATTTATAATCGAAGGTAAAATAACAAATAAAAATGACGACGAAGGTCCATTTGTTGATATTACCGGAACATACGACGTTATAAGAAAGCAACCTGTTATTAAAGTAACTGGACTTAGGACAAAAAAAGATCCAATATTCCACGCATTATTGCCTGGCGGAACAGAGCACAAAATTTTAATGGGTTTACCTCAAGAACCTAGAATGTTCAAAGGAATTAGAAACACAGTGCCATCTGTTAAGAATGTAGCTTTAACTGAAGGTAGTTGTTGCTGGTTACACGCAGTTGTGTCCATCGATAAAAAAACACAAGGCGACGGTAAGAATGCAATATTAGCAGCTTTAGCCGCACACCCAAGTTTGAAGCACGTTGTAATTGTGGATGATGATATAGACATATACAACCCCGTAGATGTTGAATATGCAATAGCTACAAGAGTTCAAAGTTCAAGAGATGTTATAATCATTGATGGTGCAAAAGGCTCATCATTAGACCCTTCTGCAGACCACAAGATGAAATTGACTGCGAAAATGGGTATTGACGCTACAATGGATTTAACAAAAGGTAAAAAAGAATTTGTAAGGGCAGTAGTTCCAGAAATTAAATAA
- a CDS encoding phosphoadenosine phosphosulfate reductase family protein, producing MKTVLGKIHLRWCETCNVPVLDKECSKCGNKTFEVKVTPPADARPAFENDITLINETLHNQFGITENIFENKVALVNKVPGTEYMQEIILDGQVVGILNYNEKGCQWKVIPTIEGARRFIKTVNKKIIVVKHDVPPYILKGASILRPGLAYASSDIKTDDDVIILVENEELISKYGDINGVYTDLLEKTPLEIDASKMDILGVGRARMDYKEMIDAQKGMIAKVRKSEEPKPANVNPVTSDFKTMVEANKTPMDKFETQAVGFMRNTAEKINLPPTVAYSGGKDSLVVYLLARNAFNNDPEIEKSQASYEILFNDTGIEFDETLENIDTMEKHYGKEILRTKSSDFWELVKTYGPPSRDNRWCSEECKLRPLGALIDAKYPKGCLTFVGLRKYESINRSKKPRIWQSPNIKKQTLAAPILEWTAMHVWIYILRNDAPYNVLYEQNFDRVGCFMCPAMETGEIELIKRNYAELWNKWESFLKQWAEENNYDDEWVKKGWKLKYPKDGKKRDNSDYTN from the coding sequence ATGAAAACAGTTTTGGGAAAAATCCATTTAAGATGGTGTGAAACATGTAACGTGCCAGTTTTGGACAAGGAATGTTCAAAATGTGGTAATAAAACATTTGAAGTAAAAGTAACCCCTCCAGCAGATGCAAGACCTGCATTTGAGAATGATATAACACTTATCAATGAAACATTACACAATCAATTCGGAATAACTGAAAATATCTTTGAAAATAAAGTAGCTTTGGTAAATAAGGTACCAGGCACCGAATATATGCAGGAAATAATTTTAGACGGGCAAGTAGTCGGTATTTTAAATTATAACGAAAAAGGCTGTCAATGGAAAGTTATTCCTACAATTGAAGGTGCAAGAAGATTTATAAAAACAGTAAATAAAAAAATAATCGTTGTTAAGCACGATGTACCTCCATATATTTTAAAAGGAGCTTCCATATTAAGACCAGGTTTAGCTTATGCTTCATCAGATATCAAAACAGATGACGACGTAATCATATTAGTTGAAAACGAAGAACTAATATCAAAATATGGAGATATAAATGGAGTTTACACTGATTTATTGGAAAAAACCCCACTTGAAATAGATGCTAGTAAAATGGATATTTTAGGTGTCGGTAGAGCAAGAATGGACTATAAAGAAATGATAGACGCCCAAAAAGGAATGATTGCAAAAGTTAGGAAATCAGAAGAGCCAAAACCTGCAAACGTGAATCCTGTAACTTCAGACTTTAAAACAATGGTGGAAGCAAATAAAACACCAATGGATAAATTTGAAACACAAGCAGTGGGTTTCATGAGAAATACTGCTGAAAAAATAAATTTACCTCCAACAGTTGCATATTCTGGCGGTAAAGACAGTTTAGTAGTTTATCTACTTGCAAGAAACGCATTTAATAACGACCCTGAAATTGAAAAATCTCAAGCATCTTATGAGATACTTTTCAATGATACAGGTATTGAATTTGACGAAACGCTCGAAAACATCGATACAATGGAAAAACACTATGGTAAGGAAATATTAAGAACTAAATCAAGTGATTTCTGGGAATTAGTTAAAACATATGGTCCACCTTCCCGAGATAATCGATGGTGTAGTGAAGAATGTAAATTAAGACCATTAGGTGCTTTAATAGATGCTAAATACCCTAAAGGTTGCCTTACTTTTGTAGGATTACGAAAGTATGAATCTATCAACCGTTCAAAGAAACCAAGAATTTGGCAAAGCCCAAATATTAAAAAACAAACATTAGCAGCTCCTATATTAGAGTGGACAGCTATGCACGTTTGGATTTACATTTTAAGAAATGACGCACCATATAACGTACTTTATGAACAAAATTTCGATAGGGTAGGTTGTTTCATGTGTCCAGCAATGGAAACCGGTGAAATTGAATTAATAAAACGTAATTATGCAGAATTATGGAATAAATGGGAAAGCTTTTTAAAACAATGGGCTGAAGAAAATAATTATGATGACGAATGGGTTAAAAAAGGTTGGAAATTGAAATATCCAAAAGATGGTAAAAAAAGAGATAATAGTGACTATACAAATTAA
- the thiI gene encoding tRNA uracil 4-sulfurtransferase ThiI → MDELNKKIDNEDLNLKYFILRYGEIGTKSRQTMHRFERLLAKNIKSVCEMHNFKANVYLLHTRLLVATEEQNTDKLKDLLARTPGIVSFSPCTVIMEPTIEKIKEKAFEEVEKRLNDISNNNANNNNTKETTFRIKTQRMQKKFPMNSLEVNMAVGGEMGGKYNLKVDLVNPDISIDIELLNDYSFIFSERLDGIGGLPVGTQGKVLVLTSDGIDSPVSAFMMAKRGCKLVLLHMKTSEEGSEKVQKLVEVLKDYDPSLKYIEVDFKETLKDIKDNLTDLKKEKYTCVFCKRRMLKIAEKFAYKYKCDAVVNGDNMGQVASQTLKNLRVISNCTNLQVLRPLIGFDKVEIMKLADKIGTLKISTSKELHCFAVPKFPATDARENEISNIEELLLKKELGQKEQEEN, encoded by the coding sequence ATAGACGAGTTAAATAAAAAAATAGATAATGAAGATTTAAATTTAAAATATTTTATATTAAGATACGGGGAAATTGGTACAAAATCAAGACAAACTATGCACCGATTTGAGCGTTTACTTGCAAAAAATATCAAATCAGTCTGTGAAATGCACAATTTCAAAGCAAACGTGTATTTATTACATACTAGATTACTTGTAGCAACTGAGGAACAAAACACCGATAAATTAAAAGATTTATTGGCTAGAACTCCAGGTATAGTTTCATTTAGTCCATGCACTGTAATAATGGAACCTACAATTGAAAAAATAAAGGAAAAAGCTTTCGAAGAAGTAGAAAAACGATTAAATGATATAAGTAACAATAACGCCAATAATAATAATACCAAAGAGACAACTTTTAGAATTAAAACCCAAAGGATGCAAAAAAAATTCCCTATGAATTCATTGGAAGTTAATATGGCAGTAGGTGGCGAAATGGGTGGTAAATACAACTTAAAAGTTGATTTAGTTAACCCAGATATTTCAATTGATATAGAATTATTAAACGATTATTCATTCATATTCAGTGAACGTTTAGATGGTATCGGCGGTTTACCTGTGGGTACACAAGGAAAAGTATTGGTTTTAACCTCTGATGGCATAGACAGCCCAGTTTCAGCATTTATGATGGCTAAAAGAGGCTGTAAATTAGTACTTTTACATATGAAAACTTCTGAAGAAGGTTCAGAAAAAGTTCAAAAATTGGTTGAAGTTTTAAAAGATTACGATCCAAGCTTAAAATATATTGAAGTAGATTTTAAAGAAACTTTAAAGGATATAAAAGATAATTTAACGGATTTGAAAAAAGAAAAATACACCTGTGTATTCTGCAAGAGAAGAATGCTAAAGATTGCCGAAAAATTTGCATACAAGTATAAATGCGATGCAGTGGTAAATGGAGACAATATGGGACAGGTAGCTTCTCAAACACTTAAAAATTTGAGGGTAATCAGTAATTGCACAAATTTACAAGTATTAAGACCCTTAATCGGTTTTGATAAGGTTGAAATAATGAAGTTAGCCGATAAAATAGGTACACTTAAGATATCAACAAGTAAGGAATTGCACTGTTTTGCAGTGCCAAAATTCCCTGCAACCGATGCAAGAGAAAATGAAATTAGTAACATTGAAGAATTGTTGTTAAAAAAGGAATTAGGGCAAAAAGAACAAGAAGAAAATTAA